DNA from Methylobacterium currus:
CCAGGCGAGCATCGTGCCGGGGTTCTCGCGCATCAGCGCCATCGAGGTCTCGATCGCGGTGCCGGCATCCGCATCCTTGTCGATGATGAGCGGGATCGAGACCGCGCTCACGGCGAGCGCCAGGAGCGAGAAGGCCGCACCCACGAGGTTGCCGGCGAGGATCAGGCCCCAGCCCCGCGGCGTGGTCAGCACGTCGTCCAGGAAGGCGAGCAGCGAGGGCTCGGTGACGCTGCCGTAGAGCGCCCAGTACAGGCCCATGGCGGCGGAGAGCCAGGCGAGGAAGATCAGCGCCAGCACCACGCCGATCGCCGTCACGGCCTTGGCCGAGCGGCCGCGCAGGGGTGCGTAGGCGTCGGTCCAGGCGGTGGACAGGCCCCATTCCCGCCGCCGGCTCAGCTCGTAGAGGCCGAGCGCCGCGAAGGGCCCGATCAGCGCGAAGCCGGCGGCGAGCGGGAACAGGATCGGGATCAGGTCGCGCTCGAAGGTCGCCGCCGCGATCAGCACGCCGGCGATGGGATAGATCAGCACCACGAACAGCACGTGGGTCGGCATCGCCAGGAAGTCGTCGACGCCCCGCGACAGGGCGGTCTTGAGGTCCTGGATGCCGATCCGCCGCACGATGGGGCGGGCGGCGGCGAAGCCGTGGGAGAATGTGGGCGAACTCGTCATCGCGTCTCCTCCGGGGGGAGGCACCCGCGACGGGTTGGCCGGGCCGCGTGTCGGGCCGTCGGGTCGGCGGTCCTCAGGCGCCCGGTCCGGCCCGCACGGGCACCGGACAGATCGGTCGCATCAAGCCTGGTCGTCTCGCACCGGGCGGGGGGCTCCCGCCGCACGCCGCAACGTTAACGCGAGGCCGGGCCGCCCGCCAAGGGGGTGGCGCGCACGATCGCGCGACGGGAACCGGGCGGGGGCGGCATATTGCGGGCGCCCCGCCCGCGGACGGGGATGGTGCGTGGCCGGCCCGCGTCCTGGCGCCGGCGAGCCTCGTGCCCTGCACGGGCGCCCGACGGCCGGAGGAGGCCGCCCGCCTCACGGAGGCGTTCCGCGACCGCGACTGGCGCCGGGGTGCGCAGGCTGCATCGGAACGGGCGGCCGGGCCCGCGGGCCTTCGTGGCGGGAGAGGACTGGTGGCTGGAGCGAGAGCGGTGGCCCCGGGGTGCCGCACCGCCCGCTTCCGGGCTACAAGGAGCCACCTTCGTCTCATCCAAGGCCGACCATGCCGAGCACGCCCCGCGCCGCGATCATCCCGGTCACGCCGTTCCAGCAGAACTGCACCCTCCTGTGGTGCGAGGCGACGAAGCGGGCCGCGGTGATCGATCCGGGCGGCGATCTCGACCGGATCCAGGCGGCGATCGCCAAGGCCGGGGTCACGGTCGAGAAGATCCTGCTCACCCACGGCCATATCGACCATGCCGGCGGCGCGGCCGACCTGCGCGACGCGCTGAACGTGCCGGTCGAGGGGCCGCACATCGCCGACAAGCCGCTCCTCGACAGCCTGCCCGAGACCGGGGCGGCCTACGGCCTCGGCGGTGCGAAGGCGATCACCCCCGACCGCTGGCTGAACGAGGGCGACACGGTGACGGTCGGCGAGCTGACCTTCGACGTGCTGCACTGTCCCGGCCACTCCCCGGGCAGCGTCGTGCTGGTGAGCCGGGACGCCCGCTTCGCGCAGGTCGGCGACGTGCTGTTCCGGGGCTCGGTCGGCCGCACCGACCTGCCGGGGGGCGACCACGGCACCCTGATCGCCTCGATCAAGACCAAGCTCCTGCCGCTCGGCGACGACGTCGCCTTCATCCCCGGCCACGGCCCGACCGGCACGATCGGCCAGGAGCGGCTGTCGAACCCCTTCATTCAGTAGGAAATTCCGCCATGGACCTGCGTCCCCTGGGCCGTTCCGGCCTCTCGGTCCCGCCCTTCTGCTTCGGCGGCAACGTCTTCGGCTGGACCG
Protein-coding regions in this window:
- a CDS encoding DUF2189 domain-containing protein; amino-acid sequence: MTSSPTFSHGFAAARPIVRRIGIQDLKTALSRGVDDFLAMPTHVLFVVLIYPIAGVLIAAATFERDLIPILFPLAAGFALIGPFAALGLYELSRRREWGLSTAWTDAYAPLRGRSAKAVTAIGVVLALIFLAWLSAAMGLYWALYGSVTEPSLLAFLDDVLTTPRGWGLILAGNLVGAAFSLLALAVSAVSIPLIIDKDADAGTAIETSMALMRENPGTMLAWGAIVAGMLVIGMLSLFVGLAVVLPVLGHATWHLYRRAVA
- a CDS encoding MBL fold metallo-hydrolase translates to MPSTPRAAIIPVTPFQQNCTLLWCEATKRAAVIDPGGDLDRIQAAIAKAGVTVEKILLTHGHIDHAGGAADLRDALNVPVEGPHIADKPLLDSLPETGAAYGLGGAKAITPDRWLNEGDTVTVGELTFDVLHCPGHSPGSVVLVSRDARFAQVGDVLFRGSVGRTDLPGGDHGTLIASIKTKLLPLGDDVAFIPGHGPTGTIGQERLSNPFIQ